The Myroides phaeus DNA segment TTCCAAGCAGCAATACGCGCTTCGTTAAGGTCAACAACAGTAATTTGGATATGGGGATTTTTCTGTGCTATAACAGACATTGTAGGTCCACCTACATATCCAGCTCCAATACAACAGATCTTTTTGATTTCTTTCATAAAATAATCTAAATTATAAACACTTGAATGAACGTTATTTAAATACAATTTCACTATAATAAAATTATATAACAATATAATTCCAACAAACAAGAGTTATCAAAAATACAAAAGGAAATGCACAACGCATACTTTTAAAGCTTGTTTGTCTAAACAAAAAAAGAGCCTTACAGATGTAAAACTCTTTTTAAAACAAATTAATTCTTAAATCTAATCGTATTTTCGATTATCCTATTTTTCTAATTTTACTATTTTCTTTCTCCGCTACTTCTTTTCTTAACGAACTACTTGAAAAACGGTGATCTCTTCTATTATAATGTAATTCAATACCTGTCTCTTCACAATAAGCACGACCAGTAAAGTTTTTATCTTTATACTCATCACCTAAAATACGCACATCTATTTTAAAAGATCTTAAAATATCTTCTAAATCTTGCTCTGTTGCGTAAGGCACAATCTCATCAACAAATCTACACCCCTTTAATTGAATATATCTTTCTACAACAGTTTGTGTTGGCTTATTTTTTTCAGGTCTATCTAATGTTGGATCAGTTTGTAAACCCACAATTAAATAATCACACTCACGTTTAGCCTCTTCTAACATTTTTATATGTCCTGCGTGCAATAAATCAAAAGCACTAAATGTTATTCCTATTTTCATATTCCTTTTATTTTTGTTTGACCTTTTATGATATTCTATTACAAAAAATCAACCAATACTAAATATTATTTTATTTTAAAAACTAAAACAGTTTGTTATTTTTAGACAAAAAACAATAAAACTGTAATAATTGACCAATTTACACGACATCACTTGAAAACTTCTCTTAAAATACTATTTTATATAATATATGTTTTTATAACAATAAAAAATAGTATTGCAAACTGGCTTATTGTAAAGTGATAAAAACATACATAAAATGTGTAAAACCTCTACAATCTAATATATATTTATTATACTTAACTCCTTTTTTATTTGGGAAGACAAAAATACATCAAATAAAAATTATAAACAGTAGTAATTCTGTGAAATAGCTATTTTTCTTAGGGAAATAGAATTATAAGAAATGTAAGAAAAACAACACCACAAGATATTAGGTATATCTTGTGGTGTAAAACAGAGTGGGGATTCTGTTTCTTTTTTGAAAAGAACTGTGAAAGTTAAATTGAATTTGATAAAACTATTTTAACTCTCAGTATAAAAATTTGTCATTTTTAACTATCACAAATATATACAGTTTGCGATGTTAACCACTAAGACCAAAGTACTAAAAAAGTTACTTCTAAAATGAACAACAATTACGCACATATATGAAATTCAAATCATTAAGAAAAAACTAATACTAAAGTACTATGTTTTTTAACACTTAAGAAACTCACCTTTTTTTTGAAAAAACAACAAATTATATATCTTATTTTTTATTTTTTCACTAATTAAAAATAAGCTTTTACGGAAATCCTCTTGCAAATATGAAATAATCTCGCATTATTTGCATAAATTGTTTATTAATAACAGTATAATATAAATTATGAAGTCCCCACTACAAAAGAAAGTAGCAAGTTATATCTTGTTACTCTTGTTATTTCCTTTATTTTCATATTCACAAAAAAGTAATAGTGATATAACTTTTTTTGAAAACCTACAATACAGTCCTTTAGCAGGAAAAAATAATACTGAAATTAGTAAAAAAATTAATAATTATAAATGGTTAAGAATAACATTAGAAAATAACGAAATTAATAAACCTTGTATTTTTAAATTTCCAAGTGCTCATATCTTAGACTACGATTTTTATGTTAATGATGGAGTGAATTGGAATAAAATAATACCAAACTATGACCTTGATGGAAGCCGAATTAGTACGCGTTTTCCTGAACATCATTTTAAATCACACACCCCTTATATATACCTAAAGATTCCTCACAATTTCAATAATGCAGAACAATTTGTACTAAAAGAGAGAGGTGCTTATAAAGGTGCAGGAGTCAGTATGCTTATTTTAATTGGAGTATACTACGGATTCATCATTTTATCAATACTCCTTGACTTGGGTTTCTATTATATTTCAAAAGATCAAACATTTATTATTTTTAGTCTTCTACTTGCCTCTATTGGATTAATATTTTTTCATGAAGACGGAATGTTTTACTTTCTATCGGATGGAAAATATACATTAAAACACATAATTACTTTAAGTTTTCCTATTATTAGTTTTTTACTTTCTTATTTTACTTATAATTTTCTAAGTTTAAAAGAAAGTGGAAAAATCATCAAACTTATTTTAACCACATTAGCATTAACTTCTATTTTATTAGCTATTTCATATACTATTACTGACCAATATTTATATCTACATATACTAAAACACGCTTGTTTAATAATACCAATCATAGGTTTTCTAATTTCTTTGTCTGCAATTAAAAAAGACATATATATGAAAATATTAACCGGTATATTTGTTATTCTTGTTTTTCAAGTTTTAGGTTATTCTTGGTCAATAACATACGATATTTTTAATTTTAGTTTTTTTCATTTAAATGCACTTAGAATTACTATGTCAATAAGTATTGTAGCTATTAACATACTTATTCTAATGAGAATTGAAAAATTAAATAGGCAAAATCAAATGTACCGTAATCAGATAAAGAATTATATTTTTGAGTTAAAGCAACAAAAATTAGAAGCGGCAATATCTCATAAAAACAACCCTTCATTTTTTATACAGTCACCACTACAAGCAGACAATCTATTGACCAATATTGAAAAAATAATTATGCAATTAAAAGAAGAGTTTGCTTTAACAGATAGAGAAACAGATGTACTTGTTGGTATTTGGGAAGGATTAGCTAATCAAGAAATAGCAGAAAACTTATCAATTTCACTGAGCACTACAAAACATCATGTCAGTAATTTATATGCTAAACTTAATGTCAAAAATAGAAGTCAAACTATTTTATTAAAAGAAAGTCTTTTAAATCAACAAGAGACTTTAGTAGACGTCTAAATATACAAATAAGGGCATACTCATCGTGTATGCCCTTATTTGTATATTTCAAAAAGTATTAGTCATCAATACCTAAAAACACTCCAGCGTTGTCAAAAAGTAATTCTAAATTCTCTCCTCCTTTCTCAACTTCTACTTGAAAATGATCTTTTTCTCGCTCAATACTCACTGTTTTATATCTACTGTAATTAGCCTTAATGTAAGAAGCAATACGCTCTAATAATACCGTATTTGGCAAATCATTCATTTGATTTCCTTTTATTTCTTTCCATTCTCCCATATTATCAAACTCAATCTTATAACCATTTGATAAATATACTTTGTATTTGTCTTCTTTACTATCTAATTCCTTCTTAACTAATACAACTGTCGTTTCTCCAAAATTCTTAGTTATAAACTCTTTTGCTACTTTCGGAATCTCTGTTTCTTCTACCACTTGTTCATCGTGGTCTAAATCAAGATCAAGTCCTATAAACTCTTGCTGCTGATTAAATACTAATTCTAAATTATCACTTAATGACACCTCAAATCCTCTTCTACTATCTTTATCCACTTCAATTATTGAAACATTTGGATAATTAGATTGTACATAAGCTAATATGGTTGGTATTTCTTTTTGTAAAAATTCCATAGGAATTGCTGAATTATCAAGCATTTCTACTTCTGTCCAATTTCCTTCCCTATCAAAGTCAATCTTCATATTGTTATCCAAGTTTGCAGAATGCGTAGATCCGTAATAATTTGGTTGTCCCAACTCTTTCGTTTCTTTCACTGCTACTTTTGGAAAAACGGACATAATAAAACTATACATACTATCTGGCAACGTTACTCCTTCATTTACTTCAACTCCTGCTACATTATCACTACTTTCTTTTTTACATGCCGTAACACTTAACGTCAAAGCTAATATACCTGCTAAAACAATATTATTTCTTTTCATATCACTTCTTATTAATCGTCAATTCTACTAAATTTCCCTTCTTTTGTAAACTCTAATTCCAATCCGTTACTCAGTTTAACTTCAATTTTTCTAAAGCCTTTTTCAACTTTTGTAATATCAACACCTGCAAAATTCTTCTTCACATAGTTTACAATATTCGTATTGATAAACCCAGTTGGAATCGCCATCTTACGTCCGTCTACTTCTTCCCATTCTCCTTTTCCATCAAATTCAACCTTCATTCGATCTACAAATTGTACTTCATACGATGTAGAAAACAATTCTTTATCTTGTTTTACGTAACTAATTTCCTTTCCTTTAAAGTAATTAGTAATAAAACTAAGGGCTTTTTGAGGTAATTGTTGCTTTGAAATGATTGTATCACTCGCCATTGATGATTGAGTAAATAAACTTGCTACTACCACCATCACTACTGTCAATAAATTTTTAAACTTTTTCATACTTGTTGTTTCTTATTTTTTATAGGACAAATGTATAGTCACAATCTGGAAAGAATTGGGAATAATTTAATTTGTAGAAAATATTTCGAAGTGATGTTTTCCATCGTAGTAATAACGCAATGATAAAGCAGGTGTTACTTTGACAATTGTTTCCACTAATGCCAAACCTAATCCAGTTGATTGCTCATTTGTAGAACTTCTAAAAAAACGATTGTAAATCAACTGTTCATCTAAAGCCCCCTCTAACATACTACTGTTACTAATAATCATTTTCGATGACTCTAATTTGATTACAATATCACCACCTTTTACATTGTGAAATAAAGCATTTTTCAACAAGTTTTGGAATAACATAATAGCCAAGCCTCTATCCATTGAAACAACAAAAGGCTCTGTATCGGCAATAATCTTTACAGCAATTGCTTTGTATTCTAATAATTCGTCATATTCACCAACTACAGCATAAACTAATTCATTAAAATTAACCTTCTGAATGTCTTGATATTGATTATTTTCTATTTTAGTCAACATCAATAAGGACTTATTTAACTTAACTAACCTTCTCACACTATCGTGAATTGATTCAATTTGCGCAATTTGCTTTTCTGTTACTCCCTCCTCTTCTATCATTAGCTCTAACTTATTACTAATAATAGCAAGAGGTGTTTGTGTTTCGTGAGCAGCATTTGACACGAATATCTTTTGCTGATCAAACGTATTTTCAATACGCTGAATCAATTTATTAATTTCAACTTGTAAATCATTAAATTCTCGAATCGGAGTAGCTGTTTCTTGGGTTACAACTTTTTGTCCAAAACTATACCCTTGTAAATTGCTCAATAAGCGATAAAATGATTTCCATACCTTACGCAAAATAAAATAGTTTATAATAAATATGCTCCCCAACAACATTACATATAATGCTAAAACAGAAATTCCAAAATCTCTAAGTAAATCATCTGCTTCAATTGTGGAAGTACTTATTTCTAATTTATAATTATCTCCCTTTTTATCCGTAAAGACTGTGGTCAAAATACGTACAGGTTCTTCATTATCATCTGACTCCATATAAATATTCTTTGTTTCAAAAACATTCTTAACCGAATAATCACCTGCAGGCAAAGGAGTAATTCTAAAGCCATTTGCTCCAAAAGACTGAACGCTTTTTAATTGTGGATCATTATATGCTTTTTTAATTATTTCAATCTTGGTATTTTTTAATCCATCATCAATGTTGTCGTACACCTCATCTGTCATAAATGCATAAAATACAAATACCCATAATGTAAGTACTACAAATAACCCAATTGACAAATACTTTAATGTATAGTTTTGTAATCTCATTTTATTCATTTACCAATTTATACCCCATACCATAAACAGATTGTATGTTCAAATCTGCTTTACTTGTTTTTAGTTTTTTTCTAAGATTTTTCACTTGTGAATAAACAAAATCAAGGCTATCCACATCATCTACATAATCTCCCCAAACGTGTTCTGCTAATGAACTTTTAGTCACCAAACGATTAGCATTTACCACAAAATAATATAGCATAGCAAATTCTTTATTATTAAATACAACTGATTTCCCATCCACTAAAACTAAGCGATCATCATAAAATATTTCAACATTATTCCACTTTGTACTTTGCTGACCATTTTGATTTCGCCTTCTTAAAACAGACTTAATACGCGCGTGTAATTCAGACAAGTGAAAAGGTTTTGTCAAATAATCATCCGCCCCTAACTCTAAGCCTAATACTTTATCATCTATAGAATCCTTTGCTGATATAATAATAACAGCATCTCCTTTTCCCTGATTTTTAATACTACGCAACAAGTCAATACCACTACCATCTGGCAACATAATATCTAACAACACACAATCATAATCAAACCCAACTACCTTATCTTCACCTTCTATGTAAGTTGAAGCTGTTTCAACCACATACCTTTCTTTCTCTAAAGACTCAACGATCACATTTTGTAGCTCACGTTCATCTTCAATCACAAGTATTTTCATTATTACGCCTATTTATTTTAATTAATTCAAGTTACAGAAAAGAAAAAAGTCTAACACAATAAAATTTACGAAAATTATAAAACACACTCATATCTTTAAATATCAAAACTTCACCAAATACCATACTGTACAAACAGAAATGATTACTTCTTTACAAGCTCATAATTTTAATATCTTAGTAATTCATAATATCGAAATGTTTCCACTACAATTACACACACACCGACTTCATATTGAAGAATTGGCGTATGCTGATGCTTCATTCATCCTTAATTTAGTCAATACTGAAGGGTGGTTAAAATATATTGGCAATAGAAATATTTATACTCTCTTTGAAGCAGCAATCTACATTCAAAGTATATTAGATAATCGTAATTTTAAATTCTGGACTGTAAAACTAAAAAACTCCAATAAAAGCATAGGACTTATAAGTATTATCAAAAGGGAATATTTACACTATCCCGATTTAGGTTTTGCTTTTTTACCAGAATACACGCATTTAGGTTATGCATTCGAGGCGACGAATATAATTGTAAAACAAGCACAAATACAGCAAAAATACAATACTCTATTAGCTACTACCCTCCCAACTAATCATCATTCTATAAAACTTTTGAAAAAATTAGGTTTTTTAAACCTACAGCAAATTGAAGTAAAGAATGAAAAGATGAACCTATATATTTTAAATAAAAATTAAAGTAATTAATATGTGAGTAACACAAAATATATTTTAAATAATGGCACAACAAATTACATCAATAAGAAAAAAATATATCACAATGCACTTTTAAAGCCTTATTCTATTCAAGAAGAAATAAAAAATCCCTTCCCATTCATAAACAATTAACGTTATTAATTATAAATAACATCACTAAATACTTAGCCAAAAGTGAAAATGTTTACTTCAAGAAAGGGATATAAAATCGCATAAGGTACTAAGTCCCCACAATTCCCCTATGCGTTGACAAAATTATAATTTTTTACTACCTAAAACCAATCAACCACCAATAATTATCGACATTAGTAGTAAATTTTTACTTTGCTAAAACAATCACACTATTTACATATAATACTCAAGTAAATTAACATATTCAAATAAAATGACACAAAAAAAGCCATACATTAAGTACGGCTTTTTATTTTTTTTTCTGAAATTTATCTGTTTTATTTCGAAAATGTAAGTACAATCTCTTTTCCTGACTTCAAAAGAAGCTTACCGTCTACGATTTCATAGTTAGTTACTGACTGTAAAGTTTGCATATATTCTCTATCTGCTACACCTGAACAAAACATCATTGTTGATGCCATTTTCTCTCCTAACACGATTTCATTTCCTGCTTTTACACTATATTCTCCCATGATGTTATTACAACCATCATTTCCATTCACACGTTTTGTCGCAATCTCAAAGTTTAACTTCGGAGTCTTACCTGGAAACAAATCTTTTAATTCTTTTCCTTCTGATTTCATAGAAATCAATGTCCATTCTCCCCCTAATTCTTTTGCTTGGTCCATAGTTACTTTTTGTTCTTTTACAGTTTTATTTACTTCTCCTGCTGTTTTACAACTTACAACTGTCATTCCAGCAACTACTGCTAACATTAAAGCTATCTTTTTCATTTCTTCTCTTTTTTTTGATTATTGTTCTAAACAAAAATAGACTTTATCTATTTAGATAATCTAAAAATAATCATAAAATAACAGATTTATTCTTCCTAAAGTCACAATTTATCCTAATCAAACAGAATCTCATTTTAATAATTCGAAAAAATCAAACACCTTCACATTACCAAAAACATAATACTTATAAAGAAGTTATTCTTCAGAATACCCGTCAAAATTGTCAGACTGATACAAACTCGTATCCTTTAAAACACTCTGTATCTTTAAACGTTCCCTCTTATTTAAACAATAAATTCCACTACACCATCACTCACAGATAAGCAAAAAAAAAGTGCTACCGAAGTAACACTTTTTATTCTTATAATTTAATACATTTTAGCTCTAAGCTCTTTAACTTTTGGATCATCTAAATAATCATCAAATGTCATATATCTATCAATTGCACCATTTGGAGTCAACTCTAAAATACGTGTACCAACTGTTTGAGCAAACTCGTGGTCATGTGTAGTCAACAAAATAGTTCCTTTAAAGTTTTTCAATGAGTTATTAAAAGCCGTAATAGACTCTAAGTCTAAGTGGTTAGTTGGCTCATCTAACATTAAAACATTTGCTCTTACCATCATCATACGAGAAAGCATACAACGTACTTTTTCTCCTCCTGATAATACTCTACCTGTTTTTAATGCTTCTTCTCCAGAGAAAATCATTTTCCCTAAGAATCCACGTACGAAAACCTCATCTCTCTCTTCTTCTGTTTTAGACCATTGGCGTAACCAATCAACAAGAGTTAAATCATTTTCAAAATATTCGTGGTTTTCAACTGGCAAATAAGATTGACTTGTTGTAACACCCCAATCAAACTTCCCTGCATCAGCTTGTTTTTTTCCGTTTAAGATTTCGTAGAATGCTGTAGTAGCACGAGAATCTTTAGAGATAACAACAATTTTATCACCTTTTGCAACATTCAAATCAACATCTTTGAAAAGAACTTCTCCATCAATAGATGCAGCAAGTCCTTCAATGTTCAAGATTTGATCTCCTGCTTCACGATCTTGATCAAAAATAATCGCAGGGTATCTTCTTGAAGAAGGTTTAATATCTCCTAAAT contains these protein-coding regions:
- a CDS encoding adenylyltransferase/cytidyltransferase family protein, which gives rise to MKIGITFSAFDLLHAGHIKMLEEAKRECDYLIVGLQTDPTLDRPEKNKPTQTVVERYIQLKGCRFVDEIVPYATEQDLEDILRSFKIDVRILGDEYKDKNFTGRAYCEETGIELHYNRRDHRFSSSSLRKEVAEKENSKIRKIG
- a CDS encoding LuxR C-terminal-related transcriptional regulator, producing the protein MKSPLQKKVASYILLLLLFPLFSYSQKSNSDITFFENLQYSPLAGKNNTEISKKINNYKWLRITLENNEINKPCIFKFPSAHILDYDFYVNDGVNWNKIIPNYDLDGSRISTRFPEHHFKSHTPYIYLKIPHNFNNAEQFVLKERGAYKGAGVSMLILIGVYYGFIILSILLDLGFYYISKDQTFIIFSLLLASIGLIFFHEDGMFYFLSDGKYTLKHIITLSFPIISFLLSYFTYNFLSLKESGKIIKLILTTLALTSILLAISYTITDQYLYLHILKHACLIIPIIGFLISLSAIKKDIYMKILTGIFVILVFQVLGYSWSITYDIFNFSFFHLNALRITMSISIVAINILILMRIEKLNRQNQMYRNQIKNYIFELKQQKLEAAISHKNNPSFFIQSPLQADNLLTNIEKIIMQLKEEFALTDRETDVLVGIWEGLANQEIAENLSISLSTTKHHVSNLYAKLNVKNRSQTILLKESLLNQQETLVDV
- a CDS encoding PepSY-like domain-containing protein, translating into MKRNNIVLAGILALTLSVTACKKESSDNVAGVEVNEGVTLPDSMYSFIMSVFPKVAVKETKELGQPNYYGSTHSANLDNNMKIDFDREGNWTEVEMLDNSAIPMEFLQKEIPTILAYVQSNYPNVSIIEVDKDSRRGFEVSLSDNLELVFNQQQEFIGLDLDLDHDEQVVEETEIPKVAKEFITKNFGETTVVLVKKELDSKEDKYKVYLSNGYKIEFDNMGEWKEIKGNQMNDLPNTVLLERIASYIKANYSRYKTVSIEREKDHFQVEVEKGGENLELLFDNAGVFLGIDD
- a CDS encoding PepSY-like domain-containing protein: MKKFKNLLTVVMVVVASLFTQSSMASDTIISKQQLPQKALSFITNYFKGKEISYVKQDKELFSTSYEVQFVDRMKVEFDGKGEWEEVDGRKMAIPTGFINTNIVNYVKKNFAGVDITKVEKGFRKIEVKLSNGLELEFTKEGKFSRIDD
- a CDS encoding sensor histidine kinase, with protein sequence MNKMRLQNYTLKYLSIGLFVVLTLWVFVFYAFMTDEVYDNIDDGLKNTKIEIIKKAYNDPQLKSVQSFGANGFRITPLPAGDYSVKNVFETKNIYMESDDNEEPVRILTTVFTDKKGDNYKLEISTSTIEADDLLRDFGISVLALYVMLLGSIFIINYFILRKVWKSFYRLLSNLQGYSFGQKVVTQETATPIREFNDLQVEINKLIQRIENTFDQQKIFVSNAAHETQTPLAIISNKLELMIEEEGVTEKQIAQIESIHDSVRRLVKLNKSLLMLTKIENNQYQDIQKVNFNELVYAVVGEYDELLEYKAIAVKIIADTEPFVVSMDRGLAIMLFQNLLKNALFHNVKGGDIVIKLESSKMIISNSSMLEGALDEQLIYNRFFRSSTNEQSTGLGLALVETIVKVTPALSLRYYYDGKHHFEIFSTN
- a CDS encoding response regulator transcription factor — its product is MKILVIEDERELQNVIVESLEKERYVVETASTYIEGEDKVVGFDYDCVLLDIMLPDGSGIDLLRSIKNQGKGDAVIIISAKDSIDDKVLGLELGADDYLTKPFHLSELHARIKSVLRRRNQNGQQSTKWNNVEIFYDDRLVLVDGKSVVFNNKEFAMLYYFVVNANRLVTKSSLAEHVWGDYVDDVDSLDFVYSQVKNLRKKLKTSKADLNIQSVYGMGYKLVNE
- a CDS encoding GNAT family N-acetyltransferase, producing MITSLQAHNFNILVIHNIEMFPLQLHTHRLHIEELAYADASFILNLVNTEGWLKYIGNRNIYTLFEAAIYIQSILDNRNFKFWTVKLKNSNKSIGLISIIKREYLHYPDLGFAFLPEYTHLGYAFEATNIIVKQAQIQQKYNTLLATTLPTNHHSIKLLKKLGFLNLQQIEVKNEKMNLYILNKN
- a CDS encoding META domain-containing protein produces the protein MKKIALMLAVVAGMTVVSCKTAGEVNKTVKEQKVTMDQAKELGGEWTLISMKSEGKELKDLFPGKTPKLNFEIATKRVNGNDGCNNIMGEYSVKAGNEIVLGEKMASTMMFCSGVADREYMQTLQSVTNYEIVDGKLLLKSGKEIVLTFSK